In Daucus carota subsp. sativus chromosome 4, DH1 v3.0, whole genome shotgun sequence, one DNA window encodes the following:
- the LOC108217118 gene encoding delta-1-pyrroline-5-carboxylate synthase — protein sequence MALYDALFSQLDVMSSQLLVTDNDFKNADYRVQLGQIVNSLIALRSIPIFNENDAISTRTAPYEVLKRPLQSDKGVEDVCIG from the exons ATGGCACTTTATGATGCATTATTTAGCCAG TTGGATGTGATGTCATCTCAACTCCTAGTGACCGACAATGATTTCAAGAATGCTGACTATAGAGTGCAGCTTGGTCAAATAGTGAACTCTTTGATAGCACTGAGGAGCATTccaatttttaatgaaaatgatGCAATCAGTACCAGAACAGCTCCATACGAG GTTTTGAAAAGACCTCTGCAATCCGACAAAGGGGTTGAAGATGTTTGTATTGGATGA